A window of the Streptomyces sp. NBC_00250 genome harbors these coding sequences:
- a CDS encoding LLM class F420-dependent oxidoreductase codes for MRISTTIFLTDETITPVRLARELEQRGFGGLYLPEHTHIPVARDTAYPAGGELPREYGRTLDPFVALGQAAAVTERLVLGTGITLIAQHDPIALAKQIATLDHLSGGRFTLGLGFGWNKEEAADHGVDWPTRRDLGRDRLNLMRALWSPEPTAYEGEFGHSVRASEAWPKPAGGAPRTLLGGAAGPKLFAQIAAQTDGWMPIGGRGLTESLPLLKAEWEKAGRDPKTLELVPYAVLPSPGKLAHYTELGCEEVVLQLPPAGETEVLRTLDAYAQYL; via the coding sequence ATGCGGATCTCGACCACGATCTTCCTGACCGACGAGACCATCACCCCGGTGCGGCTCGCGCGCGAGCTCGAACAGCGCGGCTTCGGCGGGCTCTACCTCCCCGAGCACACCCACATCCCCGTCGCCCGGGACACGGCCTACCCGGCCGGCGGCGAGCTGCCGAGGGAGTACGGACGCACCCTCGACCCGTTCGTGGCCCTCGGCCAGGCCGCCGCCGTCACCGAGCGCCTCGTGCTCGGCACCGGCATCACACTGATCGCCCAGCACGACCCGATCGCCCTCGCGAAGCAGATCGCCACCCTCGACCACCTCTCCGGCGGCCGCTTCACCCTCGGCCTCGGCTTCGGCTGGAACAAGGAGGAAGCCGCCGACCACGGCGTCGACTGGCCGACCCGCCGCGACCTGGGCCGCGACCGCCTGAACCTGATGCGGGCGCTGTGGTCCCCGGAGCCCACGGCGTACGAAGGCGAGTTCGGCCACTCGGTCCGCGCCTCGGAGGCCTGGCCGAAACCCGCGGGCGGCGCACCCCGCACCCTCCTGGGCGGCGCGGCGGGCCCGAAGCTCTTCGCCCAGATCGCCGCGCAGACGGACGGCTGGATGCCGATCGGCGGCCGGGGCCTGACGGAGTCGCTCCCGCTCCTGAAGGCGGAGTGGGAGAAGGCGGGCCGCGACCCGAAGACCCTGGAGCTCGTCCCGTACGCGGTCCTCCCGTCCCCGGGCAAACTCGCGCACTACACGGAACTGGGCTGCGAGGAGGTCGTCCTCCAGCTGCCCCCGGCGGGCGAGACGGAGGTCCTGCGCACCTTGGACGCGTACGCGCAGTACCTCTGA
- a CDS encoding GNAT family N-acetyltransferase — protein sequence MARVLNRLESYYDAVPRSAARAEELGPLTLFVREGEGWPYYARPALGYAGDVSAAEVDRVRARQRELGAPEAFEWVAETTPGLRAAVEASGLTVHEHPLMVLEGEGLAVPEPEGVTVRMVDAGDPVLASAVAAPYAAFGAEPAPTASDQVAARLTAGLTRLAAALDASGTALAAGQHQPVGAVSEVVGVGTLPDARRRGLGLAVTAALVADARSRGVELVFLSATDADVARLYGRLGFRTVATALIAEA from the coding sequence GTGGCCCGCGTGCTGAACCGACTTGAGTCGTACTACGACGCCGTCCCCCGATCCGCCGCCCGCGCCGAGGAGTTGGGGCCCCTGACCCTGTTCGTACGGGAGGGGGAGGGCTGGCCGTACTACGCGCGCCCCGCGCTCGGGTACGCCGGGGACGTGTCGGCCGCCGAGGTGGACCGGGTCCGGGCGCGGCAGCGGGAGTTGGGGGCGCCGGAGGCCTTCGAGTGGGTCGCCGAGACGACGCCGGGGCTGCGGGCGGCCGTGGAGGCGAGCGGGCTCACCGTGCACGAGCATCCGCTGATGGTCCTGGAGGGCGAAGGGCTCGCCGTACCGGAGCCCGAGGGCGTCACCGTACGGATGGTCGACGCCGGGGATCCCGTCCTGGCGAGCGCGGTCGCCGCCCCGTACGCGGCCTTCGGCGCCGAGCCCGCGCCGACGGCCTCCGACCAGGTCGCCGCCCGGCTCACGGCGGGCCTCACCCGCCTCGCCGCCGCTCTGGACGCTTCCGGCACCGCGCTCGCCGCCGGGCAGCACCAGCCCGTCGGGGCCGTCTCCGAGGTCGTCGGGGTCGGCACCCTCCCGGACGCCCGGCGCCGGGGCCTCGGGCTCGCGGTGACGGCGGCGCTGGTGGCCGACGCCCGGTCCCGTGGCGTGGAGCTGGTGTTCCTGTCGGCGACGGACGCGGACGTGGCCCGGCTCTACGGCCGGCTCGGCTTCCGCACGGTCGCCACCGCCCTCATCGCGGAGGCGTAG
- a CDS encoding SDR family oxidoreductase encodes MLLQGKTVVVSGVGAGLGHRIAETVVRDGGNAVLGARTEANLAKSAAAIDPEGRRTAYRATDITDEEQCEALAGLATERFGGIDAVVHVAAWDSCFGGLEDADFATWQGVLDVNLLGTLRMTRACLPALKERGGSVVLIGTQSAVAAPTQVRQAAYAASKGALTSAMYSLARELGPHRIRVNTVLPGWMWGPPVQAFVQFTAHTEKVPEAEVLARLTERMALPELATDGDVAEAAAFLASDRARAITGQSLLVNAGELMR; translated from the coding sequence ATGCTGCTCCAGGGGAAGACGGTCGTGGTGTCGGGTGTCGGCGCCGGGCTCGGCCACCGCATCGCCGAGACGGTCGTACGGGACGGGGGCAACGCGGTCCTCGGGGCCCGCACCGAGGCCAACCTCGCCAAGTCCGCCGCCGCGATCGACCCGGAGGGGCGCCGTACCGCCTACCGGGCCACCGACATCACCGACGAGGAGCAGTGCGAGGCCCTCGCCGGCCTCGCGACCGAGCGCTTCGGCGGGATCGACGCGGTGGTCCACGTCGCCGCCTGGGACTCCTGCTTCGGCGGCCTCGAAGACGCCGACTTCGCGACCTGGCAGGGGGTGCTCGACGTCAATCTGCTCGGGACCCTCCGCATGACCCGCGCCTGCCTGCCGGCGCTCAAGGAGCGCGGGGGTTCGGTGGTCCTGATCGGTACGCAGTCGGCGGTGGCCGCGCCCACGCAGGTGCGGCAGGCGGCGTACGCGGCCTCGAAGGGGGCGCTGACCTCGGCGATGTACTCCCTCGCGCGCGAGCTCGGACCGCACCGCATCCGGGTCAACACCGTGCTGCCCGGCTGGATGTGGGGTCCGCCGGTGCAGGCCTTCGTCCAGTTCACCGCGCACACCGAGAAGGTCCCGGAGGCGGAGGTGCTCGCTCGGCTCACCGAGCGGATGGCGCTGCCGGAGCTGGCGACGGACGGGGACGTGGCGGAGGCGGCGGCCTTCCTCGCCTCGGACCGGGCGCGGGCGATCACGGGACAGTCGCTGCTGGTCAACGCGGGTGAGCTGATGCGATGA
- a CDS encoding bifunctional FO biosynthesis protein CofGH codes for MTDDQEARPTANAMRRALKRARDGVALDVGEAAVLLRARGEDLEDLVASAGRVRDAGLDAAGRAGVITYSKSVFIPLTRLCRDKCHYCTFVTVPGKLRRAGHGMFMSPDEVLDIARRGAEMGCKEALITLGDKPEDRWPEAREWLDAHGYDDTIAYVRAMAIRILEETGLLPHLNPGVLSWTDFQRLKPVAPSMGMMLETTATRLWSEPGGPHHGSPDKEPAVRLRVLEDAGRSSVPFTSGLLLGIGETLEERAESLFALRRVSRAYHSIQELIIQNFRAKPDTAMRGMPDAELDDLVATVAVARHIMGPSACLQAPPNLVDSEYERLIAAGIDDWGGVSPLTIDHVNPERPWPRIEELAEKSRAAGFELRERLCVYPEFVTRGEPWLDPRLLPHVRALADPETGLANPEAPVRGLPWQEPDEAFTATGRTDLHTTIDTTGRTHDRRDDFDEVYGDWEALREAAAPGMVPERVDADVREALAVAADDPTKLTDAQALALLHADGPALDALTRIADDVRRSVSGDDVTYIVTRNINFTNVCYTGCRFCAFAQRRTDADAYTLSLDQVADRAEQAWEVGAVEVCMQGGIHPDLPGTAYFDIARAVKKRVPGMHVHAFSPMEVVNGATRTGLSIREWLTAAKEAGLDSIPGTAAEILDDEVRWVLTKGKLPTATWIEVITTAHELGIRSSSTMMYGHVDQPRHWLGHFRTLSRIQQETGGFTEFVTLPFIHTNAPVYLAGIARPGPTARDNRAVIAMARLLLHPHIPNIQTSWVKLGTEGAAEMLRSGANDLGGTLMEETISRMAGSSYGSYRSIRDLEAIAEAAGRPAKPRTTLYGEVPEERQRTARASDGHLPELLPVLGD; via the coding sequence ATGACGGATGACCAGGAAGCTCGTCCCACCGCGAACGCCATGCGCCGCGCCCTCAAGCGGGCCAGAGACGGAGTCGCGCTCGATGTCGGTGAGGCGGCCGTGCTGTTGCGGGCGCGGGGGGAGGACCTGGAGGATCTGGTCGCCTCCGCCGGGCGCGTGCGGGACGCCGGGCTCGACGCGGCCGGGCGGGCCGGGGTCATCACGTACTCGAAGAGCGTGTTCATACCGCTCACCCGGCTCTGCCGGGACAAGTGCCACTACTGCACCTTCGTCACCGTCCCCGGCAAGCTGCGCCGGGCCGGGCACGGGATGTTCATGTCGCCGGACGAGGTCCTCGACATCGCCCGGCGCGGGGCCGAGATGGGCTGCAAGGAGGCCCTGATCACCCTGGGCGACAAGCCCGAGGACCGCTGGCCGGAGGCCCGGGAGTGGCTCGACGCCCACGGGTACGACGACACCATCGCGTACGTACGGGCCATGGCCATCCGGATCCTGGAGGAGACCGGGCTTCTCCCCCACCTCAATCCCGGCGTGCTCTCCTGGACCGACTTCCAGCGGCTCAAGCCCGTCGCCCCGTCCATGGGAATGATGCTGGAGACCACCGCCACCCGCCTCTGGTCGGAGCCCGGCGGCCCCCACCACGGGTCCCCCGACAAGGAGCCGGCCGTGCGCCTCCGGGTCCTGGAGGACGCCGGGCGGTCGTCCGTGCCGTTCACCTCGGGGCTGCTCCTCGGGATCGGAGAGACCCTTGAGGAGCGGGCCGAGTCCCTCTTCGCGCTGCGCCGCGTCTCCCGGGCGTACCACTCGATCCAGGAGCTGATCATCCAGAACTTCCGCGCCAAGCCGGACACGGCCATGCGCGGAATGCCGGACGCCGAACTCGACGACCTCGTCGCCACCGTGGCCGTCGCCCGGCACATCATGGGCCCCTCCGCCTGCCTCCAGGCCCCGCCGAACCTCGTCGACTCGGAGTACGAGCGGCTCATCGCGGCCGGCATCGACGACTGGGGCGGGGTCTCCCCGCTCACCATCGACCATGTGAACCCGGAGCGGCCCTGGCCGCGGATCGAGGAGCTCGCCGAGAAGTCCCGCGCCGCCGGCTTCGAGCTGCGCGAACGCCTCTGCGTCTACCCCGAGTTCGTCACCCGGGGCGAACCCTGGCTCGACCCCCGGCTCCTCCCGCACGTCCGCGCCCTCGCGGACCCCGAGACGGGGCTCGCGAACCCCGAGGCGCCCGTGCGCGGCCTGCCCTGGCAGGAGCCCGACGAGGCGTTCACCGCCACCGGCCGCACCGATCTGCACACCACCATCGACACCACCGGCCGCACCCACGACCGGCGCGACGACTTCGACGAGGTGTACGGCGACTGGGAAGCACTGCGCGAGGCGGCCGCCCCCGGGATGGTCCCCGAGCGGGTCGACGCCGACGTCCGCGAGGCGCTCGCCGTCGCCGCCGACGACCCGACGAAGCTCACCGACGCCCAGGCGCTCGCCCTGCTGCACGCCGACGGGCCCGCGCTCGACGCGTTGACCCGGATCGCGGACGACGTCCGCAGGTCCGTGTCCGGCGACGACGTCACGTACATCGTCACGCGGAACATCAACTTCACCAACGTCTGCTACACCGGCTGCCGTTTCTGCGCCTTCGCCCAGCGCCGTACCGACGCCGACGCGTACACCCTCTCCCTCGACCAGGTCGCCGACCGCGCCGAGCAGGCCTGGGAGGTCGGCGCCGTCGAGGTCTGCATGCAGGGCGGCATCCACCCCGACCTGCCCGGCACCGCCTACTTCGACATCGCGCGCGCGGTGAAGAAGCGCGTCCCCGGCATGCACGTGCACGCCTTCTCGCCGATGGAGGTCGTCAACGGCGCCACCAGGACCGGGCTCTCGATCCGCGAGTGGCTCACGGCCGCCAAGGAGGCCGGGCTCGACTCGATCCCCGGCACCGCCGCCGAGATCCTCGACGACGAGGTCCGCTGGGTCCTCACCAAGGGCAAGCTGCCCACGGCCACCTGGATCGAGGTGATCACCACCGCCCACGAGCTGGGCATCCGGTCCTCGTCCACGATGATGTACGGCCATGTGGACCAGCCCCGGCACTGGCTCGGCCACTTCCGCACCCTCTCCCGGATCCAGCAGGAGACCGGTGGCTTCACGGAGTTCGTGACCCTCCCCTTCATCCACACCAACGCGCCCGTCTACCTCGCGGGCATCGCCCGCCCCGGCCCGACCGCCCGTGACAACCGCGCGGTCATCGCCATGGCCCGGCTCCTCCTCCACCCGCACATCCCCAACATCCAGACCAGCTGGGTGAAGCTGGGCACGGAGGGCGCCGCCGAGATGCTCCGCTCGGGCGCCAACGACCTGGGCGGCACCCTGATGGAGGAGACCATCTCCCGGATGGCCGGGTCGAGTTACGGCTCGTACCGCTCGATCCGCGACCTGGAGGCCATCGCGGAGGCGGCGGGCCGCCCGGCGAAGCCCCGGACGACGCTCTACGGCGAGGTCCCGGAGGAGCGGCAGCGCACGGCGAGGGCCTCGGACGGCCACCTCCCGGAGCTGCTGCCCGTGCTGGGCGACTAG
- a CDS encoding ADP-ribosylglycohydrolase family protein has translation MATTAAAVWGRAEQQDFRARVRGCLLGGALGDALGAAVDGLTLAEVREAHGPDGLGEPAPAFGRRGAVTAATQMGLFTVDGLIRAQVRRDTGAWHPPTDVHRAHLRWAATQRDWGPDERRKDNGWLAHEEWLYARRNPPRACLTGLGDDILGTLDKPKNPTAADSGALVRSAPFGLLVGWEPQLVCQLAVECAAQTHGAPAAGLAAGAFAVVVHGLARGGSVEAAVDRALGQLAVRPGHEPVTEALGHALGAVREGVPDPERVAALGAGEDRAEGQLAAAVYCALVGEDVRHGLRLAVNHDGPSAVTGALTGALLGALHGETALPPAWLAELEGRATVLELADDFSMEMTQGAALHGPAESSPGWLARYPRG, from the coding sequence GTGGCCACGACAGCCGCGGCCGTGTGGGGCCGCGCCGAACAGCAGGATTTCCGGGCCCGCGTACGGGGCTGTCTGCTCGGCGGAGCCCTCGGCGACGCCCTGGGCGCGGCCGTCGACGGACTCACCCTCGCCGAGGTCCGCGAGGCCCACGGACCTGACGGACTCGGCGAGCCCGCGCCCGCGTTCGGCCGCCGCGGCGCCGTCACCGCCGCGACCCAGATGGGGCTCTTCACCGTCGACGGACTGATCCGCGCCCAGGTCCGCCGCGACACCGGCGCCTGGCACCCGCCCACCGACGTCCACCGGGCGCATCTGCGCTGGGCCGCCACCCAGCGCGACTGGGGCCCCGACGAGCGCCGCAAGGACAACGGCTGGCTCGCCCACGAGGAGTGGCTCTACGCCCGCCGCAACCCGCCCCGCGCCTGCCTCACCGGCCTCGGCGACGACATCCTCGGCACCCTCGACAAGCCCAAGAACCCCACCGCCGCCGACTCGGGCGCCCTCGTCCGCTCGGCCCCCTTCGGGCTGCTCGTCGGCTGGGAGCCGCAGCTCGTCTGCCAGCTCGCCGTGGAGTGCGCGGCACAGACCCACGGCGCCCCGGCCGCCGGCCTGGCGGCGGGCGCCTTCGCGGTCGTCGTCCACGGCCTCGCGCGCGGCGGCTCCGTCGAGGCGGCCGTGGACCGGGCCCTGGGGCAGCTGGCGGTGCGCCCCGGCCACGAGCCGGTCACCGAGGCACTCGGCCACGCCCTCGGAGCCGTACGGGAAGGGGTTCCCGACCCGGAGCGGGTGGCCGCCCTCGGCGCGGGGGAGGACCGGGCGGAGGGGCAGCTGGCGGCGGCCGTGTACTGCGCCCTGGTCGGCGAGGACGTGCGGCACGGTCTGCGGCTCGCGGTGAACCACGACGGGCCCTCGGCGGTGACGGGGGCGCTCACGGGCGCGCTGCTCGGCGCCCTGCACGGCGAGACGGCCCTCCCGCCGGCCTGGCTGGCCGAACTGGAGGGCCGTGCGACGGTCCTGGAGCTCGCGGACGACTTCTCGATGGAGATGACGCAGGGGGCGGCCCTGCACGGCCCGGCGGAGTCGTCGCCGGGCTGGCTGGCGCGCTATCCGAGGGGCTGA
- a CDS encoding carboxymuconolactone decarboxylase family protein, whose amino-acid sequence MAHEITPRMTNPAYVLPGAGPAIQNLVKATREGGVPESTLELVHLRASQINGCGFCVDYGAKSAKKNGVSDEKLFAVAAWREAPYFSDEERAALALAEAATRLADTSDAVPDDVWDAAADHYDEKQLAAIVLMVAVTNLFNRINVTVRQPAGVGL is encoded by the coding sequence ATGGCCCACGAGATCACCCCCCGGATGACCAACCCCGCCTACGTCCTCCCCGGCGCCGGTCCCGCCATCCAGAACCTGGTGAAGGCGACCCGTGAGGGCGGTGTCCCGGAGTCCACCCTGGAGCTGGTGCATCTGCGGGCCAGCCAGATCAACGGCTGCGGCTTCTGTGTCGACTACGGCGCGAAGAGCGCGAAGAAGAACGGCGTGAGCGACGAGAAGCTGTTCGCCGTCGCCGCCTGGCGCGAGGCCCCGTACTTCTCCGACGAGGAGCGCGCGGCCCTCGCCCTGGCCGAGGCGGCGACCCGGCTCGCCGACACGTCGGACGCCGTGCCGGACGACGTCTGGGACGCGGCCGCCGACCACTACGACGAGAAGCAGCTCGCGGCGATCGTCCTGATGGTGGCCGTCACGAACCTGTTCAACCGGATCAACGTCACCGTCCGCCAGCCGGCCGGAGTCGGCCTGTGA
- a CDS encoding sodium:solute symporter family protein: MNSLDWAVLIGYFGVMVAIGVWSHKRVDTVSDFFTAGGRMPWWLSGISHHMSGYSAVMFTGYAGIAFTYGVTSYVTWSFPIAIGIAVGAHLFAPRLNRLRSRLKVASPLEYLKDRYNLPTQQALAWSGVLLKIVDVGAKWAAIATLLSVFTGISLNQGILITGVVTGIYCTVGGLWADALTELGQFVIQLLAGVAMLVAVLGKLGGFSALWTVWDRPELQGHTAPTAGPYTLTFLLAYLFIKTFEYSGGMWNQAQRYMATPNAREATRSGRLSAVLWFVWPLVLFFPMWVAPLLVDPKKPDASDSYALMTEQLLPHGLLGLVVVGFFSHTMAMCSSDANAIAAVFTRDIAPALSKAARGWTQKAGLVAARWSTIAFLALSMAVATQVNSPTFKDIITVVIKWVAGLMGPIAIPFMLGLLRAFRKSGPTAALVSWAAGLFVFWLTNYGLDGVELQIQIVSPLATSLVLYVLIGFVRPEDTPERDALLAKIGSDGDGDGTGAARIPAQTGPERAADQPLG; the protein is encoded by the coding sequence ATGAACAGTCTCGACTGGGCCGTGCTCATCGGCTACTTCGGCGTGATGGTCGCGATCGGCGTCTGGTCCCACAAGCGCGTGGACACCGTCTCCGACTTCTTCACCGCCGGCGGCCGGATGCCCTGGTGGCTCTCCGGCATCTCCCACCACATGTCGGGCTACAGCGCGGTGATGTTCACCGGATACGCGGGCATCGCCTTCACCTACGGCGTCACGTCCTACGTCACCTGGTCCTTCCCCATCGCGATCGGCATCGCCGTCGGCGCGCACCTCTTCGCGCCCCGGCTCAACCGGCTGCGCTCCCGCCTCAAGGTGGCCTCCCCGCTCGAATACCTCAAGGACCGCTACAACCTCCCCACCCAGCAGGCCCTCGCCTGGTCCGGCGTCCTGCTGAAGATCGTCGACGTCGGCGCCAAGTGGGCCGCCATCGCCACCCTGCTCTCCGTCTTCACCGGCATCTCCCTCAACCAGGGCATCCTCATCACCGGCGTCGTCACCGGCATCTACTGCACGGTCGGCGGGCTCTGGGCCGACGCCCTCACCGAACTCGGCCAGTTCGTCATCCAGCTCCTCGCCGGCGTCGCCATGCTCGTCGCCGTCCTCGGCAAGCTCGGCGGCTTCAGCGCCCTGTGGACCGTGTGGGACCGCCCCGAGCTCCAGGGCCACACCGCGCCGACGGCCGGCCCGTACACGCTGACCTTCCTCCTCGCGTACCTGTTCATCAAGACCTTCGAATACAGCGGCGGCATGTGGAACCAGGCCCAGCGCTACATGGCCACCCCCAACGCCCGCGAGGCCACCCGCTCCGGCCGGCTCTCCGCGGTGCTGTGGTTCGTCTGGCCGCTGGTCCTCTTCTTCCCCATGTGGGTCGCGCCGCTGCTCGTCGACCCCAAGAAGCCCGACGCCTCCGACTCGTACGCCCTGATGACCGAGCAGCTGCTGCCGCACGGCCTCCTCGGCCTCGTCGTCGTCGGCTTCTTCTCGCACACCATGGCCATGTGCTCCTCCGACGCCAACGCCATCGCGGCCGTCTTCACCCGGGACATCGCACCCGCCCTCAGCAAGGCCGCCCGCGGCTGGACGCAGAAGGCCGGTCTCGTCGCCGCGCGCTGGTCGACGATCGCGTTCCTCGCGCTGTCGATGGCGGTCGCCACCCAGGTCAACTCCCCCACCTTCAAGGACATCATCACCGTCGTCATCAAGTGGGTCGCCGGGCTCATGGGGCCGATCGCGATCCCCTTCATGCTCGGACTGCTCCGCGCCTTCCGGAAGTCGGGCCCGACCGCCGCGCTCGTCTCCTGGGCCGCCGGACTCTTCGTCTTCTGGCTCACCAACTACGGCCTCGACGGCGTCGAGCTCCAGATCCAGATCGTCTCGCCGCTCGCCACGTCCCTCGTCCTGTACGTCCTCATCGGCTTCGTCCGGCCCGAGGACACCCCGGAGCGGGACGCGCTGCTCGCGAAGATCGGCTCGGACGGCGACGGGGACGGGACCGGCGCCGCCCGGATCCCCGCCCAGACCGGGCCCGAGCGGGCCGCCGATCAGCCCCTCGGATAG
- a CDS encoding CehA/McbA family metallohydrolase — protein sequence MSEPSRRALLATGITTGIASALTLGGVSFAHAEDGERTETVTGTLPPGSPDYVYLPVELPRGVRELHVAYSYERPAVPAGTQGNALDIGLFDQRGTALGGNGFRGWSGGARKEFFVRADEATPGYVAGPLKAGTWFVVLAPYTVAPRGLPYTVTLTLRFGAPAPTPRPVYPPERAAGRGRAWYRGDCHLHTVYSDGRRTPAEVAALARAAGLDFLTATEHNTHGGHGAWAEHAGDDLLILLGEEVTTRNGHVLAVGTDPGTFVDWRYRARDNRFGHFAREIRRAGGLVVPAHPHATCIGCMWRFGLGDADAVEVWNGPFTPDDEVSLAGWDAALARGRWTPAMGNSDAHRDPDRVGTPQTVVLADDLSRAAIVAGLRAGRSYVAESSAVSLDFSVTDGRGRTAGIGERLRVAGDEPVTVRLKVTGAPEGGTIRFVTDQGVLHTSPAAEGFAEWSTTAAYATYVRAEVRHPALQPPLPGALAAFTNPVFLDAR from the coding sequence ATGAGCGAACCGAGCAGACGTGCACTCCTCGCGACAGGCATCACGACGGGCATCGCTTCGGCCCTGACCTTGGGTGGTGTGAGCTTCGCCCACGCCGAGGACGGCGAACGGACGGAGACCGTGACGGGCACCCTGCCGCCCGGCTCCCCCGACTACGTGTACCTCCCGGTCGAGCTGCCCCGCGGCGTGCGCGAACTCCATGTCGCGTACTCCTACGAGCGGCCCGCGGTCCCCGCCGGCACCCAGGGCAACGCCCTCGACATCGGCCTCTTCGACCAGCGCGGCACGGCACTCGGCGGCAACGGATTCCGCGGCTGGTCGGGCGGCGCGCGCAAGGAGTTCTTCGTTCGGGCGGACGAGGCGACGCCCGGTTACGTCGCCGGGCCGCTCAAGGCCGGGACCTGGTTCGTCGTCCTGGCCCCCTACACCGTGGCCCCGCGGGGACTCCCGTACACCGTCACCCTCACCCTCCGGTTCGGCGCCCCGGCGCCGACGCCCCGTCCCGTCTACCCGCCGGAGCGGGCCGCGGGCCGGGGCCGCGCCTGGTACCGCGGCGACTGCCACCTCCACACGGTGTACTCGGACGGGCGCCGCACCCCCGCCGAGGTCGCCGCCCTCGCGCGCGCCGCCGGGCTCGACTTCCTGACCGCCACCGAGCACAACACCCATGGCGGGCACGGCGCGTGGGCCGAGCACGCCGGGGACGACCTGCTGATCCTGCTCGGCGAGGAGGTCACCACCCGCAACGGGCACGTCCTCGCCGTCGGCACCGACCCGGGCACCTTCGTCGACTGGCGCTACCGGGCCCGCGACAACCGCTTCGGGCACTTCGCGCGCGAGATCCGCCGGGCCGGCGGCCTCGTCGTCCCCGCTCATCCGCACGCCACCTGCATCGGCTGCATGTGGAGGTTCGGCCTCGGCGACGCGGACGCCGTCGAGGTGTGGAACGGCCCCTTCACCCCCGATGACGAGGTGTCCCTGGCCGGTTGGGACGCAGCCCTCGCCCGGGGCCGCTGGACCCCGGCGATGGGCAACAGCGACGCCCACCGCGACCCGGACCGCGTCGGCACCCCGCAGACCGTGGTCCTCGCCGACGACCTGAGCCGGGCGGCGATCGTCGCGGGGCTGCGCGCGGGCCGCTCGTACGTCGCCGAGTCCTCCGCGGTCTCCCTGGACTTCTCGGTGACGGACGGCCGGGGGCGTACGGCGGGCATCGGCGAGCGGCTGCGGGTCGCCGGCGACGAGCCGGTGACGGTACGGCTGAAGGTGACGGGCGCCCCGGAGGGCGGCACGATCCGCTTCGTCACGGACCAGGGCGTGCTGCACACGTCTCCGGCGGCCGAGGGCTTCGCCGAGTGGTCGACGACGGCCGCGTACGCCACGTACGTACGCGCCGAGGTCCGCCACCCGGCGCTCCAGCCCCCGCTGCCCGGCGCCCTCGCGGCCTTCACGAACCCGGTGTTCCTGGACGCCCGCTGA
- a CDS encoding carboxymuconolactone decarboxylase family protein, giving the protein MANPAALLPQAGPAIQQLVKAVMSGGDVPGTTLGLVHLRASQINGCGYCVVGGALMSQKEGETDERLHAVAAWREAPYFTEAERAALALAEYATRLADRPDAVPDAVWDEAARHYDEKQLAQIVLWLGVTNLFNRLNATTRQPAGATW; this is encoded by the coding sequence ATGGCCAACCCCGCCGCCCTCCTCCCCCAGGCCGGGCCCGCGATCCAGCAGCTCGTCAAGGCCGTCATGTCGGGCGGCGACGTGCCCGGCACCACCCTGGGTCTGGTCCACCTCCGGGCCAGTCAGATCAACGGCTGCGGGTACTGCGTGGTGGGCGGGGCCCTGATGTCGCAGAAGGAGGGCGAGACGGACGAGCGGCTGCACGCCGTGGCGGCCTGGCGGGAGGCCCCGTACTTCACGGAGGCGGAGCGGGCGGCGCTCGCCCTCGCCGAGTACGCGACCCGGCTCGCGGACCGTCCGGACGCCGTGCCGGACGCGGTGTGGGACGAGGCGGCCCGGCACTACGACGAGAAGCAGCTCGCGCAGATCGTGCTGTGGCTGGGGGTCACCAACCTCTTCAACCGGCTCAACGCGACGACCCGGCAGCCGGCGGGTGCGACCTGGTAG
- a CDS encoding GNAT family N-acetyltransferase: MYRETNWSLRPGTADDVEVIAELRAVVMRDDLVRLGRYDEHRVRQRLRDGFSPEHTSVVEVDGGFAGCVTMRPYEGVEGGEGLYLEHFYLDPGVQGRGLGTAVLRELLARADEAAVPVRLVVLRGSAARRLYEREGFTYVSEDPVDVLLVREVPAVAAPLTGRLRPAGGR, encoded by the coding sequence ATGTATCGGGAAACGAACTGGTCGCTGCGCCCCGGGACGGCGGACGACGTCGAGGTCATCGCCGAACTGAGGGCGGTCGTCATGCGGGACGACCTGGTGCGCCTCGGCCGCTACGACGAACACCGGGTGCGTCAGCGGCTGCGCGACGGCTTCTCGCCGGAGCACACCTCGGTCGTCGAGGTGGACGGCGGCTTCGCGGGCTGCGTCACGATGCGCCCGTACGAAGGGGTCGAAGGCGGTGAAGGGCTCTACCTGGAGCACTTCTACCTGGACCCCGGGGTCCAGGGGCGGGGTCTCGGTACGGCGGTGCTGCGGGAGCTGCTCGCACGGGCGGACGAGGCCGCGGTCCCGGTCCGCCTGGTCGTGCTCCGGGGAAGCGCCGCCCGCCGACTCTATGAGCGGGAGGGCTTCACGTACGTGTCCGAGGACCCGGTGGACGTGCTCCTCGTGCGCGAGGTCCCGGCGGTCGCCGCACCCCTCACAGGCCGACTCCGGCCGGCTGGCGGACGGTGA